One segment of Mycolicibacterium sp. YH-1 DNA contains the following:
- a CDS encoding aldolase, with product MSRQGTVCADYAAVTDLRACDPLAIARAWQARTTRPTVRGDGRLMIVAADHPARGALAVGSRPTAMNSRVDLLDRLRAALADPGVDGVLATSDILDDLLLLGALEDKVVFSSFNRGGLAGASFELDDRMTAATAASTAAANMNGGKMLCRIDLDDPGTVATMSACAQAIDELAAHGLIAMLEPFMSTRIEGKVRNDLSPDAVIKSIHIGQGLGSTSAYTWMKLPVVDEMDRVMEATTMPTLLLGGDPADPDEAFASWEKALELPSVRGLIVGRTLLYPPDDDVASAVSTAVSMVR from the coding sequence ATGTCTAGGCAGGGCACGGTCTGCGCCGACTACGCCGCCGTCACCGACCTCCGCGCCTGCGACCCGCTCGCGATCGCCAGGGCCTGGCAGGCCCGCACCACCAGGCCCACGGTGCGTGGCGACGGCCGCCTCATGATCGTCGCCGCCGACCATCCCGCCCGCGGCGCCCTGGCTGTCGGTTCGCGCCCAACGGCAATGAACAGCCGCGTCGATCTGCTGGACCGGTTGCGCGCGGCGCTGGCCGATCCCGGCGTCGACGGCGTGCTGGCCACCTCCGACATCCTCGACGACCTGCTTCTACTCGGGGCTCTGGAGGACAAGGTCGTGTTCTCGTCGTTCAACCGTGGCGGTCTGGCAGGCGCGTCGTTCGAACTCGATGACCGCATGACGGCGGCCACCGCCGCGTCCACGGCGGCGGCCAACATGAACGGCGGGAAGATGTTGTGCCGCATCGATCTCGACGACCCGGGCACGGTGGCGACGATGTCCGCGTGCGCACAGGCCATCGACGAACTGGCGGCACACGGACTGATCGCCATGCTCGAACCGTTCATGTCGACCCGCATCGAGGGCAAGGTCCGCAACGACCTCTCCCCCGACGCGGTCATCAAGTCGATCCACATTGGCCAGGGACTGGGCTCGACGTCGGCGTACACCTGGATGAAGCTGCCCGTCGTCGATGAGATGGACCGTGTCATGGAGGCCACCACCATGCCGACGCTGCTCCTCGGCGGTGATCCCGCCGATCCCGATGAGGCGTTCGCCAGCTGGGAGAAGGCGCTCGAGCTGCCGTCGGTGCGCGGCCTGATCGTTGGTCGCACACTGCTCTACCCACCCGATGACGACGTCGCATCCGCCGTCTCCACGGCCGTGTCGATGGTGAGGTGA
- the iolC gene encoding 5-dehydro-2-deoxygluconokinase, producing the protein MTSTEPFDVLAIGRCGVDIYPLQTGVGLEHVETFGKFLGGSAANVAVAAARLGNRTALISGVGADPFGRFVRAELADLGVDNRYVTVHGEYPTPVTFCEIFPPDDFPLYFYRKPSAPDLQIRPDEIDVDAVRGAQLYWSTVTGLSEEPSRSAHFAAWAARERQPLTVLDLDYRPMFWESPAAATEQVQRALRHVTVAVGNREECEIAVGESNPHKAADALLDLGVELAIVKQGPRGVLGRTRHSSVTVSPNEVDVVNGLGAGDSFGGSLIHGLLHDWPLEKTLRYANAAGAIVASRLECSTAMPRADEVAALAEQTAVGAVNV; encoded by the coding sequence TTGACAAGCACCGAACCGTTCGACGTCCTCGCCATCGGGCGTTGCGGCGTCGACATCTACCCTCTCCAAACCGGTGTCGGCCTCGAGCACGTGGAGACGTTCGGCAAGTTTCTCGGCGGCAGTGCGGCGAATGTCGCCGTCGCTGCAGCACGTTTGGGGAACCGCACCGCTCTGATCTCCGGCGTCGGCGCCGACCCGTTCGGGCGATTCGTGCGTGCCGAACTCGCCGACCTCGGCGTCGACAACCGGTACGTGACGGTGCACGGCGAGTACCCCACGCCAGTCACTTTCTGCGAGATCTTCCCGCCCGATGACTTCCCGCTGTACTTCTACCGGAAGCCCTCGGCGCCCGATCTTCAGATCCGGCCCGACGAGATCGACGTCGACGCGGTGCGGGGTGCGCAACTGTACTGGTCGACGGTCACCGGGCTGTCCGAAGAACCCAGCCGCAGTGCGCACTTCGCGGCGTGGGCGGCTCGCGAGCGGCAACCCCTGACCGTCCTCGACCTGGACTACCGACCGATGTTCTGGGAGTCGCCGGCCGCTGCCACCGAGCAGGTGCAGCGCGCACTGCGACACGTCACGGTCGCGGTGGGCAACCGCGAGGAGTGCGAGATCGCCGTCGGCGAGTCCAACCCGCACAAGGCCGCCGACGCGCTGCTGGACCTCGGCGTGGAACTGGCCATCGTCAAACAGGGACCGCGCGGGGTGCTGGGCAGGACTCGGCACAGCTCGGTCACCGTCTCGCCCAACGAGGTCGACGTCGTCAACGGCCTCGGGGCCGGGGATTCCTTCGGCGGCAGCCTGATCCACGGCCTCCTACACGACTGGCCGCTGGAGAAGACGCTGCGCTACGCCAACGCGGCAGGCGCTATCGTCGCGTCCCGCCTCGAGTGCTCGACGGCCATGCCGCGGGCCGACGAGGTCGCCGCGCTCGCCGAACAGACCGCGGTGGGAGCCGTCAATGTCTAG
- a CDS encoding GntR family transcriptional regulator: MPVAVELDRSSPVPLYYQLAQAIEAAIRDGDLAPGDRFENELALAKRLTLSRPTTRRAIQELVDKGLLVRKRGVGTQVVQSPVHRRVELTSLFDDLTRAGQTPTTELLEYQRMVVDEEVATELNLAADAEIVMIQRLRCANGEPLAVMTNYLPADLAPDAEELEASGLYQALRTRGVHIRLARQRIGARPATRSEARLLNEKAGAPLLTMSRTAFDDSGKAVEYGSHCYRASRYYFETTLVDR, from the coding sequence GTGCCCGTAGCGGTTGAACTCGACAGGTCCAGCCCGGTTCCTCTCTACTATCAGCTCGCCCAGGCGATCGAAGCCGCGATCCGCGACGGAGACCTGGCGCCGGGCGATCGCTTCGAGAACGAACTCGCGCTGGCGAAGCGCCTGACGCTGTCCCGGCCCACCACCCGACGTGCGATCCAGGAACTGGTCGACAAGGGCCTCTTGGTGCGCAAGCGGGGCGTCGGGACCCAGGTCGTCCAGAGTCCGGTGCACCGCCGGGTGGAACTGACCAGCCTGTTCGACGATCTCACGCGTGCCGGGCAGACGCCCACGACCGAGCTTCTCGAGTACCAGCGGATGGTGGTCGATGAGGAGGTCGCGACGGAGCTGAACCTCGCTGCCGACGCCGAGATCGTGATGATCCAGCGGCTGCGGTGCGCCAACGGCGAGCCGCTCGCGGTGATGACGAACTACCTGCCCGCCGACCTGGCGCCGGACGCCGAGGAGCTCGAGGCGAGCGGCCTGTACCAGGCGCTTCGCACGCGTGGCGTGCACATCCGGTTGGCGCGTCAGCGGATCGGCGCCAGGCCCGCGACCAGGTCGGAGGCGCGGCTGCTCAACGAGAAGGCGGGGGCTCCGCTCCTCACGATGAGCCGCACGGCGTTCGACGACTCCGGCAAGGCCGTCGAGTACGGCAGTCACTGCTACCGCGCGTCGCGGTACTACTTCGAGACCACGCTCGTCGACCGATGA
- a CDS encoding TIM barrel protein encodes MTELQLAACSEMVFTDLPILDRVKRIDELGFAVEIWSWHDKDLQALARTGATFSSMTGYLHGDLVDRDGAEEVVRTAELSIKAAETLGVPRLNLHTAELVDGQAARPRYRTTGDMWLTAARALERIGDLGAAANVTFCVENLNTIVDHPGVPLARAKDTLALVEAVTHPNVKMMLDLYHAQIGEGNLVELVRRCGDAIGEIQVADVPGRCEPGTGEIHYPAIARALREIGFSGTVGLEAWASGDSTVALERFRQAFS; translated from the coding sequence ATGACGGAACTCCAACTGGCGGCGTGCTCCGAGATGGTGTTCACCGACCTGCCGATCCTCGATCGCGTGAAGCGGATCGACGAACTGGGCTTCGCCGTCGAGATCTGGAGCTGGCACGACAAGGATCTGCAGGCACTCGCGCGCACCGGGGCCACGTTCTCGTCGATGACCGGCTACCTGCACGGCGACCTCGTCGACCGCGACGGTGCCGAAGAAGTCGTGCGCACGGCCGAACTGAGCATCAAAGCCGCTGAGACCCTTGGGGTTCCGCGGTTGAACCTGCACACCGCCGAACTCGTCGACGGCCAGGCGGCCCGGCCCCGCTACCGCACCACCGGCGACATGTGGCTGACAGCGGCGCGAGCACTCGAGCGCATCGGCGACCTCGGCGCCGCAGCGAACGTGACGTTCTGCGTCGAGAACCTGAATACGATCGTCGACCACCCCGGTGTGCCACTGGCACGCGCGAAGGACACGCTGGCACTCGTCGAGGCGGTCACGCATCCGAACGTGAAGATGATGCTCGACCTGTATCACGCACAGATCGGCGAGGGGAACCTCGTCGAGCTCGTCCGCCGGTGCGGCGACGCCATCGGCGAGATCCAGGTCGCCGACGTCCCCGGCCGCTGTGAGCCAGGCACCGGGGAGATCCACTACCCCGCCATCGCGAGGGCATTGCGCGAGATCGGGTTCAGCGGAACGGTCGGCCTCGAGGCGTGGGCGTCCGGTGACAGCACCGTGGCGTTGGAGCGATTCCGTCAGGCGTTCAGCTGA
- a CDS encoding substrate-binding domain-containing protein: MAFRRLAAIAGAGVIVLGIVSCSSTGGKPASSGSGMGGGTVDTPRMTVAMITHEVPGDSFWDLIRKGAETAAKKDNIELRYSNDPEAPNQANLVQSAIDSGVDGIAVTLAKPDAMAPAIKAAIDKGIPVVAFNSGFDNFKQMGVQEYFGQDEKLAGVAAGERLTKDGAQNVICVIQEQGQVALESRCAGVAQGFKGKTEILNVNSKDMPSVEATITAKLQQDRSIDHVVALGAPIALTAVQSASNAGSSTKIVTFDTNAALVDAIKGGQVQWAVDQQPFLQGYLAIDGLWLYVNNKNLIGGGQPTLTGPSFIDGSNIDAVAELAKAGTR, from the coding sequence ATGGCGTTCAGGCGGCTCGCGGCGATTGCTGGAGCGGGCGTTATCGTGCTCGGGATCGTGTCGTGTTCATCGACCGGCGGGAAGCCCGCGTCCTCGGGTAGTGGCATGGGCGGAGGAACCGTCGACACACCGCGGATGACCGTCGCGATGATCACCCACGAGGTGCCCGGCGACTCCTTCTGGGACCTCATCCGCAAGGGCGCCGAGACGGCTGCCAAGAAGGACAACATCGAGCTGCGGTACTCCAACGATCCGGAGGCGCCCAACCAGGCGAACCTGGTGCAGAGCGCCATCGACAGCGGGGTTGACGGCATCGCCGTCACGCTCGCCAAGCCAGACGCGATGGCACCTGCGATCAAGGCCGCCATCGACAAGGGCATCCCGGTGGTGGCCTTCAACTCCGGTTTCGACAACTTCAAGCAGATGGGTGTGCAGGAGTACTTCGGCCAGGACGAGAAGCTGGCGGGCGTCGCGGCGGGCGAGCGGCTTACCAAGGACGGGGCTCAGAACGTCATCTGCGTCATCCAGGAGCAGGGCCAGGTCGCGCTCGAATCACGTTGCGCCGGTGTCGCGCAGGGTTTCAAGGGCAAGACCGAGATCCTGAACGTGAACAGCAAGGACATGCCGTCGGTCGAGGCGACGATCACCGCCAAGCTGCAGCAGGATCGCTCGATCGACCACGTCGTGGCCCTCGGTGCTCCGATCGCGCTGACCGCCGTTCAATCGGCGAGCAACGCGGGCAGTTCGACCAAGATCGTCACCTTCGACACCAACGCCGCACTCGTTGACGCCATCAAGGGCGGTCAGGTGCAGTGGGCGGTGGACCAGCAGCCGTTCCTGCAGGGCTACCTCGCCATCGACGGCCTGTGGCTCTACGTGAACAACAAGAACCTGATCGGTGGTGGCCAGCCCACCTTGACCGGGCCGTCATTCATCGACGGCTCCAACATCGATGCCGTAGCCGAGCTGGCCAAGGCCGGAACTCGATAG
- a CDS encoding ABC transporter permease, which produces MSTQAELDVAEHKVVRDERVKERNRLQRTLIRPEMGAGIGAIGIFVFFFVVAAPFREASSLATVLYASSTIGIMACGVAVLMIGGEFDLSAGVAVTFSSLAASMLAYNLHLNLWAGAGLALILALAVGFLNGYLVMKTKIPSFLITLSSFFMLAGINLAVTKLVAGQVATQSVNDMQGWDSARAVFASSFTVFGVSIRITVVWWLVFTAIATYVLFKTKIGNWIFAVGGDAESARAVGVPVTKVKIGLFMFVGFCAWFVGMHLLFAFNTVQSGQGIGNEFFYIIAAVIGGCLLTGGYGTAIGAAIGAFIFGMTNQGIVYAGWDPDWFKFFLGAMLLFAVVANNAFRNYAAKR; this is translated from the coding sequence GTGTCTACTCAAGCAGAACTGGATGTCGCCGAACACAAGGTCGTCCGCGATGAACGGGTGAAGGAACGCAACCGCTTGCAGCGCACGCTGATTCGCCCGGAGATGGGCGCGGGCATCGGTGCCATCGGAATATTCGTCTTCTTCTTCGTCGTGGCGGCGCCGTTCCGGGAGGCCTCGTCACTGGCCACCGTGCTGTACGCCAGCTCCACAATCGGCATCATGGCCTGCGGTGTCGCGGTGTTGATGATCGGCGGCGAGTTCGACCTGTCGGCAGGTGTCGCAGTGACATTCAGTTCGCTCGCGGCGTCGATGCTGGCCTACAACCTCCATCTCAACCTCTGGGCGGGTGCGGGCTTGGCGCTGATTCTCGCGCTGGCCGTCGGCTTCCTCAACGGTTATCTGGTGATGAAGACCAAGATCCCAAGCTTCCTCATCACGCTGAGTTCGTTCTTCATGCTGGCCGGCATCAACCTCGCGGTCACCAAACTGGTGGCCGGCCAGGTGGCCACGCAGAGCGTTAATGACATGCAGGGCTGGGACTCGGCGCGCGCGGTGTTCGCCTCGTCGTTCACGGTCTTCGGTGTCAGCATCCGCATCACGGTCGTGTGGTGGCTCGTCTTCACCGCAATCGCGACTTACGTCCTGTTCAAAACCAAGATCGGCAACTGGATCTTCGCCGTCGGCGGCGACGCGGAAAGCGCTCGCGCGGTCGGTGTTCCCGTGACCAAGGTCAAGATCGGGCTGTTCATGTTCGTCGGATTCTGCGCCTGGTTCGTGGGCATGCATCTGCTGTTCGCGTTCAACACCGTGCAGTCCGGTCAGGGCATCGGTAACGAGTTCTTTTACATCATCGCCGCGGTCATCGGTGGCTGCCTTCTGACCGGCGGGTACGGCACCGCGATAGGTGCTGCCATCGGTGCGTTCATCTTCGGTATGACCAACCAGGGCATCGTTTACGCCGGATGGGACCCCGACTGGTTCAAGTTCTTCCTGGGCGCGATGCTGCTGTTCGCGGTGGTCGCCAACAACGCCTTCCGTAACTACGCAGCGAAGAGGTGA
- a CDS encoding ATP-binding cassette domain-containing protein, whose amino-acid sequence MTTTVERPEHDAPSGGNVPLVELRNVGKSYGNITALKDICLRVHAGQVTGILGDNGAGKSTLIKIISGLHQQTEGELLVDGESMRFGSPADALAKGIATVYQNLAVVPLMPVWRNFFLGQELRKKTFPFSLDANAMRATTLTELAKMGIELPDVDVPIGSLSGGQRQCVAIARAVFFGARVLILDEPTAALGVKQSGVVLKYITAAKEAGFGVVFITHNPHHAHMVGDHFVLLNRGKQKLDCTYDEITLEHLTQQMAGGDELEALSHELRGAK is encoded by the coding sequence GTGACCACAACAGTTGAACGTCCCGAGCACGACGCTCCATCGGGCGGCAATGTGCCACTTGTGGAGTTGCGCAATGTCGGCAAGTCCTACGGCAACATCACCGCACTCAAGGACATCTGCCTGCGGGTGCACGCCGGCCAGGTCACCGGCATCCTGGGCGACAACGGCGCTGGCAAGTCCACACTGATCAAGATCATCTCGGGACTGCATCAGCAGACCGAGGGGGAACTGCTCGTGGACGGTGAGTCGATGAGGTTCGGCTCACCCGCCGACGCGCTCGCCAAGGGCATAGCGACGGTGTACCAGAACCTGGCCGTCGTTCCGCTGATGCCGGTGTGGCGCAACTTCTTCCTCGGCCAGGAGCTTCGTAAGAAGACATTCCCGTTCTCGTTGGACGCCAACGCTATGCGGGCCACCACGCTGACCGAACTCGCGAAGATGGGCATCGAACTGCCCGACGTCGACGTGCCGATCGGCTCGCTGTCAGGTGGTCAACGCCAGTGCGTCGCGATCGCCCGAGCGGTGTTCTTCGGGGCGCGCGTGCTGATCCTGGACGAGCCGACGGCCGCGCTGGGCGTCAAGCAGTCCGGCGTGGTGCTCAAGTACATCACCGCCGCCAAGGAGGCCGGGTTCGGCGTCGTGTTCATCACACACAATCCGCATCACGCGCATATGGTGGGCGACCACTTCGTACTCCTCAACCGGGGCAAACAGAAGCTGGACTGCACGTACGACGAGATCACCCTGGAACACCTGACCCAGCAGATGGCCGGTGGTGACGAGCTGGAGGCGCTATCGCACGAACTACGCGGCGCCAAGTAG
- a CDS encoding SRPBCC family protein, which yields MTPDIPISIKAEDAGPRRVSRSVQVAAPVADIFALVVDPHRHPEIDGSGTVRDIDVEGPHKLAQGDEFTVGMSQYGVPYKIKSKVTEVEENHLVEWQHPLGHRWRWELAEVSPRTTKVTETFDYSTAKLPFVIELLGYQRKNADGIESTLRALADRFA from the coding sequence ATGACTCCAGACATCCCGATATCGATAAAGGCAGAGGACGCCGGTCCGCGCCGCGTCAGCCGCAGCGTCCAGGTCGCGGCTCCGGTGGCCGATATCTTCGCCCTGGTCGTCGATCCCCATCGTCACCCGGAGATCGACGGCTCGGGAACCGTGCGTGACATCGACGTCGAGGGTCCGCACAAACTCGCCCAGGGGGACGAGTTCACCGTCGGCATGTCGCAGTACGGGGTGCCCTACAAGATCAAGTCCAAGGTCACCGAGGTCGAGGAGAATCACCTCGTCGAGTGGCAGCATCCGCTGGGGCACCGCTGGCGTTGGGAACTCGCGGAGGTCAGCCCGCGCACGACGAAGGTCACCGAGACATTCGACTACTCGACGGCGAAACTGCCCTTCGTCATCGAGCTCCTCGGGTATCAGCGCAAGAACGCCGACGGCATCGAGTCGACCCTGCGGGCGCTCGCAGACCGATTCGCCTAG
- a CDS encoding Gfo/Idh/MocA family protein, producing the protein MSIRIGVLGASRIAESAIVGPAGELGHRLVAVAARGRSRAESFAEKYGVERVVASYQDVIDDAEVDVVYNPLANSLHAPWNLAAVQAGKPVLTEKPFARNRAEAQHVAAAADAAGVTVMEGFHYYFHPVTQRALQLAGDGTLGELNRVEVRMGMPAPQPGDPRWSLELAGGALMDLGCYGLHIMRRFGAPSVVRAEAGQRTPGIDEWCDVEVAFPSGATGLSTNTMAADEYSFTLRLIGTRGEALVHNFIKPHENDRITISTSAGTTVEHHGRRASYTYQLEAFAAHVRDGAPIPLDNTDAVANMALIDDAYRAAGMEPR; encoded by the coding sequence ATGAGCATCCGCATTGGAGTGCTCGGCGCGTCACGCATCGCCGAGTCGGCGATCGTCGGGCCCGCAGGAGAACTGGGCCACCGGCTGGTCGCCGTCGCCGCCAGGGGCCGCTCGCGTGCCGAGTCGTTCGCCGAGAAGTACGGCGTCGAACGTGTCGTCGCGTCCTACCAGGACGTCATCGATGACGCGGAGGTCGACGTCGTCTACAACCCGCTGGCCAATTCGCTGCACGCACCGTGGAACCTGGCGGCGGTGCAGGCCGGTAAACCGGTGCTGACCGAGAAGCCGTTCGCGCGCAACCGCGCCGAGGCGCAGCACGTCGCGGCGGCCGCCGATGCCGCCGGGGTCACGGTCATGGAGGGCTTCCACTACTACTTCCATCCCGTCACACAGCGGGCGCTGCAACTGGCCGGCGACGGAACACTCGGCGAGCTCAACCGAGTCGAGGTCCGGATGGGGATGCCCGCACCGCAACCCGGGGACCCGCGCTGGTCGCTGGAACTCGCGGGTGGGGCGTTGATGGACCTCGGCTGCTACGGCCTGCACATCATGCGTCGCTTCGGTGCGCCCTCGGTCGTGCGGGCCGAAGCGGGTCAGCGCACACCCGGGATCGACGAGTGGTGCGATGTCGAGGTCGCGTTCCCGTCCGGCGCCACCGGACTGTCGACCAACACCATGGCCGCCGACGAGTACTCGTTCACGCTGCGGCTGATCGGAACCCGCGGAGAGGCTTTGGTGCACAACTTCATCAAGCCGCACGAGAACGACCGCATCACGATCAGCACGTCGGCCGGCACCACCGTCGAGCATCACGGCAGGCGCGCCTCCTACACCTACCAGCTGGAGGCCTTCGCCGCGCACGTCCGCGACGGTGCCCCGATCCCGCTCGACAACACCGACGCCGTGGCCAACATGGCCCTCATCGACGACGCCTACCGTGCGGCGGGCATGGAGCCACGCTAG
- a CDS encoding sugar phosphate isomerase/epimerase, protein MKVAGAPISWGVCEVPGWGFQLEQDRVLAEMRGAGLTATELGPEGFLPTNTDDLRTVLREHDLACVGGFVPVVLFRADHDPAGDLAGPLESLVAAGAGVVVLAAATGAEGYDSRPVLDDTQWATLLTNLDRLAAIASERGLLAVLHPHVGTMVETRADVDRVLQGSSIPLCLDTGHLLIGGTDPLELAKAVPGRVAHAHLKDVDAALAAKVQSGELTYTEAVKAGMYTPLGTGDVDIAGIVSVLRDNGFDGWFVLEQDTILDGEPDGEGPVADVVASVAYLRSVTS, encoded by the coding sequence ATCAAGGTTGCCGGAGCACCGATCTCATGGGGCGTGTGCGAGGTGCCCGGCTGGGGTTTCCAGCTGGAGCAGGACCGGGTACTGGCCGAGATGCGCGGAGCGGGTTTGACCGCAACGGAATTGGGGCCAGAGGGATTCCTTCCCACGAACACCGACGACCTGAGAACGGTGCTGCGCGAGCACGACCTGGCGTGCGTGGGCGGTTTCGTGCCCGTCGTGCTGTTCAGGGCGGATCACGACCCGGCCGGTGATCTCGCCGGACCGCTGGAGTCCCTGGTGGCAGCCGGTGCCGGAGTGGTCGTACTCGCTGCCGCGACGGGCGCCGAAGGCTACGATTCGCGCCCTGTGCTCGACGACACCCAGTGGGCCACGCTGCTGACCAACCTGGATCGGTTGGCCGCCATCGCATCCGAGCGTGGGCTGCTGGCCGTGCTGCACCCACATGTCGGCACCATGGTCGAGACCCGCGCCGACGTGGACCGCGTGCTACAGGGTTCGTCGATTCCGCTGTGTCTGGACACCGGCCATCTGCTGATCGGTGGCACCGACCCGCTGGAGTTGGCCAAGGCGGTGCCGGGCCGCGTCGCGCACGCCCACCTCAAGGACGTCGACGCCGCGCTGGCCGCCAAGGTGCAGTCGGGCGAGCTGACGTACACCGAGGCGGTGAAGGCGGGCATGTACACCCCGCTCGGCACTGGTGACGTGGACATCGCGGGTATCGTCTCGGTGTTGCGGGACAACGGCTTCGACGGCTGGTTCGTGCTCGAGCAGGACACGATCCTCGACGGCGAACCCGACGGCGAGGGCCCGGTGGCCGACGTCGTGGCGAGTGTGGCCTATCTGCGATCCGTCACGTCATGA
- a CDS encoding Gfo/Idh/MocA family oxidoreductase has product MTTLGVIGLGRIGAFHTETLSGLDGLDGLVITDERTDIAAAVAAKHGVKAVDTVKELLSSGVDGVVVAAATPAHAALTLAAVERGIPTFCEKPIASTAAESARIAEVILKSGVPVQVGYQRRFDAAFAAAKRAVDDGSLGVLHTVRSTTMDPAPPPMDYIKGSGGIFRDCAVHDFDVLNWITGQRAVEVYATGTVQGDPLFTEYDDVDTAAVVVKFDGGALGVVSNARYNARGYDCRLEIHGFEDSVAAGWDQGVPLRNTDPANDFPTGPPHHFFMDRFTEAFRTELAAFVRVTQGEAIPGATVADAVEVAWLAEAATESLRRGAPVTIAEVRNA; this is encoded by the coding sequence ATGACCACCCTCGGAGTGATCGGACTGGGCCGCATCGGCGCCTTCCACACCGAAACCCTTTCCGGCCTGGACGGTCTCGACGGCCTGGTGATCACCGACGAGCGCACCGACATCGCCGCCGCCGTTGCCGCCAAGCACGGCGTCAAGGCCGTTGACACCGTGAAGGAACTTTTGTCCTCCGGGGTGGACGGCGTGGTCGTCGCCGCTGCGACACCCGCCCACGCGGCGCTGACGCTGGCCGCCGTCGAACGCGGTATCCCGACGTTCTGCGAGAAGCCGATCGCCTCCACCGCTGCCGAGAGCGCCCGCATCGCCGAGGTGATCCTCAAGTCGGGCGTGCCGGTCCAGGTCGGCTACCAGCGCCGGTTCGACGCGGCCTTTGCCGCGGCCAAGCGTGCGGTGGACGACGGATCGCTTGGCGTCCTACACACGGTGCGCAGCACCACGATGGACCCCGCTCCGCCGCCGATGGACTACATCAAGGGGTCCGGCGGCATCTTCCGCGACTGCGCCGTGCACGACTTCGACGTCCTCAACTGGATCACCGGGCAGCGCGCCGTCGAGGTGTACGCCACCGGAACGGTTCAGGGCGATCCGCTGTTCACCGAGTACGACGACGTCGACACCGCCGCCGTGGTGGTCAAGTTCGACGGCGGGGCCCTTGGCGTGGTGTCCAACGCCCGCTACAACGCCCGCGGGTATGACTGCCGCCTGGAGATCCACGGCTTCGAGGACAGCGTCGCGGCGGGTTGGGACCAGGGCGTGCCGTTACGGAACACCGACCCCGCGAACGACTTTCCCACCGGACCGCCGCACCACTTCTTCATGGACCGCTTCACAGAGGCGTTCCGGACCGAGTTGGCCGCGTTCGTCCGCGTCACGCAGGGTGAGGCGATCCCCGGCGCGACGGTCGCCGATGCCGTCGAGGTCGCCTGGCTCGCCGAAGCCGCCACCGAGTCACTCCGCCGGGGTGCGCCGGTCACCATCGCGGAGGTCCGCAACGCATGA